In Thiomonas arsenitoxydans, the genomic stretch GCATGCGCTCTTCGAACAGCGTGACGAGGCTGACGCTTTCCAGCGCGGCGAGCACGGCGGCGCGGTCGTCCTGCGCGTTGAGCGGGCGCTCCGGCCCTTTGCCCAGCAGGCGCACCGAAGCGTCGGAGTTCAGCCCCAGCACCAGGCTACCCCCAAGCGCGCGGGCGGCGGCCAGGTACACCACATGACCCCGGTGCAGGATGTCGAACACGCCATTGGTGAACACCAGCGGCCGAGGCAAGGCGGCCAGCCGCGCTTCAAGGTGCTCTGAAGCCACGATTTTTTCAAGAAAATGCATGGGCCAAAGCTTAGCGGCTGTGGGTGACGCTAGATTCTGCAGGCGCGTTCACTTTTGTTCACGCCTGCGCCAAACGGAAGTCGATATGATTTTGATCAATCTATTTCCATCCATTCATCGATTGACCTGCATGTCGGGCGCTTCGAGAAAGTGAGTCTGTTGCCGTGACCTCCGCATTGTTCGGCCGACTGCGCCTGTTTTGGCGGAACATCGATCCGATGGTGCCCATGACGCTGGTCGGCGCTGCGGTGGGTTTCATCGCTGCGATCGCGGTAGAGGGATTCCGCCAGGCCATGTACGCGGTCATGCGCCTTTACACGGAACAAGAACATCTCGTGGCCGCCGCCGCGGGGCTGCCGCTCTGGGCGCGGGTGGTCATCCCCACAGTAGGCGCCACGCTAGGGGGCTTGATCATGTGGGCCGGGCACCGCTGGATCAAGCGTCCGCGCGGGCCGGAATACATGGAGGCGGTGCTGGTGGGCGATGGTCGGTTGCCGCTAGGCCCCAACCTCACGCGCACGCTGTCGTCTCTGGTCGGGGTGAGCAGCGGCATCACCATCGGCCGCGAGGGCACCATGATCCAGTTCGCGGCGCTGGTGTCGTCTTTGTTGGGCCGCATCGGCAAGACGGATGCAGCGCATCGTCGGCTCATCGTGGCGTGTGGGGCGGCCGCTGGTTTCGCCGGGGCGTATCACGCGCCGATTGCGGGCACGCTGTTCGTTGCCGAAATCATTCTGGGCGGTCTGGCGCTGCGTGAAATCGCGGCCGTGCTGGTCGCCGCGGTGATGGGCGAACTCACCACGCAAGCGCTGTTCGCCACCGGGCCGCTTTACCTGTCTCACACCATCCCGGTGGTGGGGTTTTCTGACCTGGTCGATGCCGTGTTCATCGGCGTGATCGCCGGGCTGCTCGGGCCCGCCTTCCTCTGGCTGCTCGACACGGCACGCAAGCGCTATCAGCCGCTGATCGATTTCCTACCGCTGCGCATGGGGCTTGCTGGCCTGCTCATCGGCCTGCTGTCGATGATCCGCCCGGAGGTCTGGGGCAATGGCTACAGCGTGGTGCAATCCATGTTGGTCGATCACTGGGCGCTGTCCACCCTGGTACTGGTGTTCGTGCTGCGCATCATCGCGGTGACAGCAGCGAGCGCGGCGGGCATTCCGGGCGGCGTGCTCACGCCCACGCTGATGCTCGGCGGCGCCATCGGCCTGATGGTGCAGCACACCCTGCTGCTGGGTGACGCCACGCACGCGCAGGCCTTGTGGGTGCTGGTGGGCATGGGCAGTCTGCTGGCGGCCACCACCCATGCGCCGGCGATGTCGGCCATCATGGTGTTCGAGATCACGCGCAATTACAACGTGGTGCTGGCCGCCATGCCGGCCTGCGTGGTGGCCTCGGTGATCGGCAGCCTGCTGCGCGAGCGCTCGGTGTATGCCGAAGCCCTGGGACTGAAGGAGGGCGCCAGCGGCCGTACCTCGCTGTTCGACGCCATCACCGGGCGCCAGCACGCCGTCTCCAATGCGTCGGTTGGCGACAGCGAAGCACCGCCGCCGCTCAATCCGCGCAACGTCGATCAGTCGCGCGATTAGGGTTTGGATCAGAAACCGCTCACGCGATGCCGTTCGCGCCAGTCGTGAACGCTATGCGCCAAGTCCGTTAAAGCTGCGGTCACCCGCACGCCCTCGGGCAGACGCTTGCGCAGCGCCGGATTGGAGCCGCCCGCCCACAGCTCGACGGCACGCGGCAGACGGTCGCGCAATTCGGCCAGGGCGTCGAACACCTGCGCGGCCTGCAGCAGGGACGAGAAACTCAGCACCAGCACATCGGCCGCGTGCGCCTGAGCGGCCATGAGCATATTGCCCAGCGGCAGTTGCGCGCCGAGCTGAACGCAGCGGCAACCCTCCAGCGCCAGCATGGCTTCGGCCATGAGCAGACCCAGCACATGCGGCTCCTGCGGCACGGTGGTCATCAACACTTTGGGACGCGACTGCGCCGCTTCACCCAGAGGAATGGCGTCGATGGCAGTGCGCAGCGCGCGCTGTATGACCTCGGAATACAGGTGCTCTTCAAACACCTCCAGTTCGCCTCGCATCCACGCCTGCCCCACGCCGTAATTGAGCGGAGCGACCACTTCAGTGACAAAGCGGCTGATGCCCATGCGCATCGCGTCTTGCAGCAGCGCGCGCCGCAACAGTTCGGCATCGTGCCGTTTAAGCAGCGCGAGGTAGGCGTGCACTTCGGCGCTTTCCGCCGGCATTTGCTCGCGTCCCGACGCAACGGCGGCATCGGGCGAAGTCTCGACCGAGCTGCGGCCGCGCGCCAAGGCATCGAGTTCGTCGATCGGCAGTGCCACAACCTGCGCGGGACGGTGCCCGCCGTCGAGCAAACGCTTGATGACCCGCAAGCGCTCGACCTGATCGAGCGGATAGAGCCGGTCGCCAGACGCATCTCGGTGGGGCTGAGGAAAGCCGTAGCGCCGTTCCCAGACCCGCAGCGTGTCCTTGCCGATGCCGGTGTCGCGCTCGACGGCGGCAATGCTGAGTTGCAAGGCGGTATTCACGGTGCGGTCATTCATCGGAAAGATCGTCGTCTTGGACAAAGCATTTCGGTTTGCATTTCTTTGCTTGTCCAGCAGTGGGTAGAGAAGTTGGATCCAAGGTTGAATCCATTAGCGCTTTCTCAGCGTAACAGTATGGTAAGCCGTCTGACCCCAGACTGATAACCCTACTTATGTCTAGGACAAATTTGAAAATACTTGGTACTGAAGTTGAACTCAAGCATCATTGTCCTAGACAAACACCCACCCGTCTACAGGAGTTGTCCATGCACCGCACTACGCTTAACCCGATCTCTCGCTTCGCGGCAGCCGCGCTGCTCGCGCTCGGCGCCCAGCTATTCAGCCCGTCCGCCTCCGCAGCTCAGTCGGCGCCCGCAGCGTCGGCCACCTGCCCTGCTCTGCTCAACCAGACTTTCCCCCGCCTGCAGGACGACAAGCCCGAAAGCCTTTGCCAATACGCGGGCAAAGTCATCCTCGTGGTCAACACCGCCAGCTATTGCGGCTTCACCCCGCAATACAAGGGGCTGGAGGCGCTGTACCGCGAGTACGGCAAGCAGGGCCTGGTGGTGCTGGGCTTTCCGTCCAACGATTTCCATCAGGAAATGGACAACAACGCCAAGATCGCCGCGTTCTGCAAGGACACCTACAACGTGCAATTCCCGATGTTCGCGCCCTCGCACGTCACTGAGCCCAAGCCGAACGCGCTGTTCGAACAGCTCATCCTCGCCACCGGCGATCAGCCCAAGTGGAACTTTTACAAATACCTGATCGGCCGCGACGGCAAGGTCGTGGGCGTCTATCCCAGCCTGGTCTCGCCAGACAACAAAGACTTTGTTGCCAAGATCAAGACTCTGCTCGCGCAGAAACCCTGAGACATTTCTCCTCCCCCGCCACCGCCACAGAAAGGCCCGCCATGAACGCCCCGGAAAAACTGTTTGCCCAGGCTGCCGCAGCCACCCTGCCCGATGTGCAGGCCACGCCTGACCGCCGCAATATCGCCATTCAGCAAGTGGGTGTGCGCAGTGTGCGCTATCCCGTACAGATTCGCTCAGCGCAGGGCGTGCAGCCCAGCGTGGGCACCTTCGAGATGACGGTGGCGCTGCCGCCCGAAGTGAAGGGCACGCATATGTCGCGCTTCATCGAAATGCTCGAAGCGCACCGCGAGCCGCTGGACGCCCAGCAACTCGGCGTGTTGCTGCAGCACATGCTGACTCGCCTACAGGCCAGCGAAGGCGCCATCACCGCGCAGTTCAC encodes the following:
- a CDS encoding chloride channel protein, with translation MTSALFGRLRLFWRNIDPMVPMTLVGAAVGFIAAIAVEGFRQAMYAVMRLYTEQEHLVAAAAGLPLWARVVIPTVGATLGGLIMWAGHRWIKRPRGPEYMEAVLVGDGRLPLGPNLTRTLSSLVGVSSGITIGREGTMIQFAALVSSLLGRIGKTDAAHRRLIVACGAAAGFAGAYHAPIAGTLFVAEIILGGLALREIAAVLVAAVMGELTTQALFATGPLYLSHTIPVVGFSDLVDAVFIGVIAGLLGPAFLWLLDTARKRYQPLIDFLPLRMGLAGLLIGLLSMIRPEVWGNGYSVVQSMLVDHWALSTLVLVFVLRIIAVTAASAAGIPGGVLTPTLMLGGAIGLMVQHTLLLGDATHAQALWVLVGMGSLLAATTHAPAMSAIMVFEITRNYNVVLAAMPACVVASVIGSLLRERSVYAEALGLKEGASGRTSLFDAITGRQHAVSNASVGDSEAPPPLNPRNVDQSRD
- the rfaE2 gene encoding D-glycero-beta-D-manno-heptose 1-phosphate adenylyltransferase codes for the protein MHFLEKIVASEHLEARLAALPRPLVFTNGVFDILHRGHVVYLAAARALGGSLVLGLNSDASVRLLGKGPERPLNAQDDRAAVLAALESVSLVTLFEERMPLNLIERVRPDVYVKGGDYEMATLAETALVQTWGGRSVAIPFVEGRSTTALVQRIRELS
- a CDS encoding MerR family transcriptional regulator, whose protein sequence is MNDRTVNTALQLSIAAVERDTGIGKDTLRVWERRYGFPQPHRDASGDRLYPLDQVERLRVIKRLLDGGHRPAQVVALPIDELDALARGRSSVETSPDAAVASGREQMPAESAEVHAYLALLKRHDAELLRRALLQDAMRMGISRFVTEVVAPLNYGVGQAWMRGELEVFEEHLYSEVIQRALRTAIDAIPLGEAAQSRPKVLMTTVPQEPHVLGLLMAEAMLALEGCRCVQLGAQLPLGNMLMAAQAHAADVLVLSFSSLLQAAQVFDALAELRDRLPRAVELWAGGSNPALRKRLPEGVRVTAALTDLAHSVHDWRERHRVSGF
- a CDS encoding glutathione peroxidase; this encodes MHRTTLNPISRFAAAALLALGAQLFSPSASAAQSAPAASATCPALLNQTFPRLQDDKPESLCQYAGKVILVVNTASYCGFTPQYKGLEALYREYGKQGLVVLGFPSNDFHQEMDNNAKIAAFCKDTYNVQFPMFAPSHVTEPKPNALFEQLILATGDQPKWNFYKYLIGRDGKVVGVYPSLVSPDNKDFVAKIKTLLAQKP